TCACAAGGTCGGAAGAAAAAGGCGCCGGGTGCTGTGCTGGTACAGTGGTGGAGTTGCTCCTCGTTCAGGTCGCTTCTCTCAAGATATATACGAACACGTATACGAACACGGGACAGCAGGCAAGTCGTGTCACCGCTCATTAATCTCTGGCTGACTGGCTTTCACCAAACAAACAGTGAATCCACTCTCCACCGTTGGACTTGGTTAAACCTCGAGATACGGGCTCCTGGAATTTGCTGGAAACAACTAAAAAGAATGTAAAATAGTAGTTGCTAAACTGATGAATCAGCGGTTAGTCGACGTAGCCAGGATAGGGTGGTAAATTTGTAGGCCTTGTTGCACATCAGCTCATGATCATTTTAATCCAACATCACGTCACCTTAGAACGCATGTAGGAGCATTTTTTGGCCTCTGCTTCACTCCAGGTTAAAGCATAGAGAAGTACTAACAGAACATGACACATTGGGCATGCCTTTCTATCAATTTCACTAACAATAGTGCGCCAGCAAAAATATAGCAGAACTCGTGCTACAGCACAACACATGTACTCTGTTTGGATGGTCCAGAGGGTACAAGAATTTTAGCTGTAGAGAAACGCCGATGTGACTTCAGCTAGCGCTCGGTGAAGCGTTGCATGGTCATCATCTTCACTTCTGCGAAGCGTTTTGCGCAGTTGGACAAGCACGAAGCCTCACTCCTGCTGAAGCTGCTTCCGATGCTCCCAGTAACGCATTTGTCCCAGCAAACATGAGTCAGCTTTGCCACGAGCTCGTTTGTCAAGGCCTTCGTTCTCTCCTCCTGCAACACACGAAAAATTCTTCAGTAATTCTATTTCCGTCAGAGGAACCATCACTATGTCAGTTCAGTTGCACAGTTTTTTCCCCAAAGAGATACTGGAGGCACTAATTGTAAATGCTACAAAAGATTCGAAGGATACAGGGTGATACTAATTAACTCTCCAGTATGCAGATAAGAAAATCAAACTGAGACAGAAATCAGTTCCTTGAGTAGCAAAGGTACTTTAACAAAGGCCATGTTTCCGTGAAGCATAATAGAAGGAAAGAGTCATTGCCTCATGTAACTATTCGCTTCAAATTGGAAATTTGACATCACCAACCATCATTATTACCCCAGGTTCGACTACTTAACTACAAAATGCAGACTTTTGCGCTATTCAGACCTTGCAGATCACCACAGCACATCTGTAAGTGTAAACATGCTAATTTTTATGCTACTCACAACTACACAGCTCACAAATTTCACTACAGAACCATCACAGATGCTGTCTAAAAATAGTTAATCTCAATCATAGAAACAGTGCGCATCCTGGACAGACATTAGGTTCAGTTAAAAACACGGGAATGCAACATGCCAGCTCCTTGTATAAATCACACATAGACATGGGAATTCAAGAGAGTTTAAATTCAAGCAATTAGCTTATAAACTAAACTGTTTCTGTGTTACCATGAGGCCAAACTCTTTCTATGGGTCCACGAGATCACTTATTATTATATGGATCCCTGAAGTCACTTTTAACACCCATTCTGAACTAACACGGTCGTTAAGTACGGGTTACAAGAAAACCAGTCAGGAAGTCCTGTTAGTTTAGATCAGATAGAaacattttatattttttttagaaaaaaaaatgtgtgAGCCCATTTAGGCTTTGCCAGAATTAGCAGAGTGATAGTTCGATAAATCAGTATACAGTCAGTGCTATGTATGGTTTACGAACAGAGAAAAATCTGGTACTACCTCCAGTTATAGAATGGATCTGAGAGCAGTTACATCTCTGTACGAACCCCTGCCACACCTGTAAACCCCGAATCCAGGGGCACTATCGCTCTCAGCATATTAAAGATTCGCTTAGCTCTATTATAATCCAGGAACTATATAGCAGAGCACACCGAAGAAGAATAATAAGTCTAAACAACGGAAAAGGGGAAGATACGAAATCCACGTGGGGGTTTAATGGTTCACACAGCAAGAAGAATCAGTACATTTTAGCCACGATTTACCAAGTTTTTGCATCATAGGTGCCTGCCTAGGTGTACATCGAGCAGCAGCGTCCACTAGATCAGAGAGCCCGAGAGGGGGGAATCGCTAATCACATCAGATGTTCTTTTTAGGTCTACTAGGTTGGAGTGGGATACCTCTATGAGCGCCTTGAGGCGCGGGTTGTTGAGGACCGAAGCATCCATGGCTTGGCTTGGCTGGCTGGCCTTCCTCTCTGGAGCTCGATCTCGGTGGTGCCGGGTGCCCTCGCCGATATTTCTTCTAGGCAAGAACGGGAATGGGAGGAGCGGAGGCCGGAGGGGAGAAGTGGAGATGTTGGTAGTTGGGCCTTGATTTGACGCGCTG
This genomic interval from Panicum virgatum strain AP13 chromosome 8K, P.virgatum_v5, whole genome shotgun sequence contains the following:
- the LOC120646052 gene encoding mitochondrial import inner membrane translocase subunit TIM8-like; translation: MDASVLNNPRLKALIEEERTKALTNELVAKLTHVCWDKCVTGSIGSSFSRSEASCLSNCAKRFAEVKMMTMQRFTER